One part of the Anopheles merus strain MAF chromosome 3L, AmerM5.1, whole genome shotgun sequence genome encodes these proteins:
- the LOC121598275 gene encoding F-box/LRR-repeat protein 20-like, with the protein MSVRPGQQPETLFHSCIRFVAKNLQLYKNIEYLELLPALVKNAIFLNVVRVHKGFHDEELPRLLLNSSLTRVNLSTSTITDGLLALLAEKCPHLRSLTLSEGNYRFTRPGLCAMIQRLGKLQHLYAKNCPQVDDEFVRLLAISCPQLDTLDLESCKQVGDGSADSLSGMPLVRLNLSYTSITDKFLKTIANERCGKTLEDLNVGHCPITSDGLKALSWNTIKYIGFEGCSIEDLEIVGFGKHLKYICWTISN; encoded by the exons atgaGTGTGAGGCCTGGCCAGCAGCCAGAGACGCTGTTTCACTC ATGCATTCGATTTGTGGCGAAAAATCTTCAACTGTACAAAAACATCGAGTATCTCGAGCTGCTGCCCGCATTGGTGAAAAATGCCATCTTTCTGAACGTGGTGCGCGTTCACAAAGGCTTCCACGACGAGGAACTGCCCCGGCTGCTGCTCAACTCGTCCCTCACCCGTGTCAACCTGTCCACATCGACCATCACGGACGGCCTGCTGGCACTGCTGGCGGAAAAGTGTCCTCACCTGCGTAGCCTTACCCTGTCCGAGGGCAATTACCGGTTTACCCGGCCCGGGCTGTGCGCAATGATACAGCGGCTGGGCAAGCTGCAGCATCTGTACGCGAAAAACTGTCCACAGGTGGATGACGAGTTTGTGCGGCTGCTGGCCATCAGCTGTCCCCAGCTGGACACACTCGATCTCGAGTCGTGCAAACAGGTGGGCGACGGGTCGGCGGACTCTTTGAGCGGGATGCCCCTGGTACGGTTGAACCTGTCGTACACGAGCATTACGGACAAATTTCTCAAAACGATCGCTAACGAGCGGTGCGGCAAGACGCTTGAGGACCTGAACGTGGGCCACTGTCCGATCACGAGCGACGGGCTGAAGGCGCTGTCATGGAACACGATCAAGTACATTGGTTTCGAAGGGTGCAGCATTGAAG ATCTTGAAATTGTTGGCTTTGGCAAGCATCTCAAGTACATCTGCTGGACCATCTCTAACTGA
- the LOC121599257 gene encoding mitochondrial import inner membrane translocase subunit Tim8: protein MSSFGSADTPKANVDPELQDFLMAENERARLSAQIHEFNDICWDKCVEKPSNKLDSRTETCLANCVNRFVDTSLLITQRFAQSLQKSQGM, encoded by the exons ATGTCCAGCTTCGGAAGTGCGGACACGCCGAAAGCAAACGTCGATCCTGAGTTGCAGGACTTTCTGATGGCTGAAAACGAGCGTGCCCGGCTTAGCGCACAG ATCCACGAGTTCAATGATATCTGCTGGGACAAGTGCGTGGAGAAGCCGAGCAACAAACTGGACAGCCGGACGGAAACGTGCTTGGCGAATTGTGTGAACCGCTTCGTCGACACGTCGCTCCTGATCACGCAGCGTTTTGCCCAGAGCCTACAGAAGAGCCAGGGAATGTAA